A window of Hymenobacter aerilatus contains these coding sequences:
- a CDS encoding helix-turn-helix transcriptional regulator, with amino-acid sequence MAAFTTHVYTSELYDRPALASSQALDWPGVRLERYQLEAMTLPAHYHEQHLLLVHQGEQPVVASRRTGGHVEADRFCKGDVGLYPQGEYGPFGWDGPADIIHVHLDAQALETRARRDLDVSYFALRERFRSEDGLLAQVGQQLLAAAGRSHTLGHLYSESLVTALSYHLIEHHATFERRLPGRTQGQLPTAVLTRIDAYLEAHTEAPITLEALADLANLSVFHFARRFKHTTGRSPYQYVLDWKIRRARALLRAGELPVAAIGDALGFASPAHFAASFKRATGRSPRAFQQG; translated from the coding sequence GGCCGGGGGTGCGGCTGGAGCGCTACCAACTAGAGGCCATGACTCTGCCAGCCCACTACCACGAGCAGCACCTGCTACTTGTGCACCAGGGCGAACAGCCGGTGGTAGCTAGCAGGCGCACGGGCGGGCACGTAGAGGCCGACCGGTTTTGCAAAGGCGATGTAGGCCTGTATCCGCAGGGGGAGTACGGACCGTTTGGGTGGGATGGTCCCGCGGATATCATTCACGTACACCTAGATGCGCAAGCCTTGGAAACTCGCGCCCGCCGCGACCTAGACGTATCTTATTTTGCCCTGCGCGAGCGGTTTCGCAGCGAGGATGGCTTACTGGCGCAGGTAGGGCAGCAGTTGCTGGCGGCCGCCGGCCGGTCCCATACCTTAGGCCACCTGTACAGTGAGTCGCTGGTTACGGCGCTCAGCTACCATCTCATTGAGCACCACGCCACTTTTGAGCGCCGCTTACCGGGGCGGACCCAGGGCCAGCTTCCCACGGCCGTGCTCACCCGTATCGACGCGTACCTGGAGGCCCACACCGAGGCCCCTATTACGCTGGAGGCCTTGGCCGATCTGGCTAATTTAAGCGTCTTTCACTTCGCCCGCCGCTTCAAGCACACCACTGGCCGCTCACCCTACCAGTATGTGCTGGACTGGAAAATCCGGCGGGCTCGCGCCCTGCTGCGGGCCGGCGAGCTGCCCGTGGCAGCCATTGGCGACGCGTTGGGTTTTGCCTCGCCAGCGCATTTTGCAGCCTCCTTTAAGCGGGCCACGGGGCGGAGTCCGCGCGCGTTTCAGCAGGGCTAG
- a CDS encoding glycerol-3-phosphate dehydrogenase/oxidase, giving the protein MGEQATGSTFQRAALLQQLTSQPIWDLLVIGGGATGLGVALDGVSRGYKTLLLEQVDYAKGTSSRSTKLVHGGVRYLAQGDIGLVREALYERGLLLKNAPHLVKNQDFIIPNYEWWGGPFYTIGLTMYDLLAGKLSLGASRHLSKKETLRRLGNIKTDGLRGGVLYHDGQFDDARLAVNLAQTAIEQGGTLLNHFEVRNLLKNEQGEVAGVLATDLETSKAYPLRAKAIVNATGIFVDDILQMDQPGAKKLVRPSQGVHIVLDKSFLPGGDALMIPKTDDGRVLFAVPWHGRVVLGTTDTPLNEYSQEPQALEQEIDFILRTAARYLARPPKRSDALSIFAGLRPLAAPQDNSEKTKEISRSHKILVSEAGLITITGGKWTTYRRMGQDTVDKAIALGKLPKAPSQTAHLPIHGALPTPDRSNHLYVYGSDQPALQQLIAAEPALGEKLDPTLEFVKAEVVWAARHELARTVEDVLARRVRVLFLDAQAAIRMAPTVAALLARELGHDAQWEQQQVDAFCKVAQHYVLRDQSLLATEKA; this is encoded by the coding sequence ATGGGTGAGCAAGCAACCGGGTCTACCTTTCAGCGGGCAGCCCTCTTACAGCAGCTGACGAGCCAGCCTATTTGGGACCTACTTGTGATTGGGGGCGGCGCCACGGGCTTGGGAGTAGCCCTCGACGGCGTTAGTCGGGGCTACAAAACGCTACTACTAGAACAGGTAGACTACGCCAAGGGCACCAGCAGCCGCAGTACCAAACTGGTGCACGGGGGCGTGCGCTACCTGGCCCAGGGCGACATTGGGCTGGTGCGCGAGGCGCTGTATGAGCGGGGACTTCTGCTGAAAAACGCGCCCCACCTGGTGAAAAATCAGGATTTCATCATCCCAAACTACGAGTGGTGGGGCGGCCCGTTCTATACCATCGGCCTGACGATGTACGACCTGCTGGCTGGTAAGCTCAGCTTGGGAGCCTCACGGCATCTCAGTAAAAAGGAAACGTTGCGCCGCCTGGGCAACATCAAAACCGACGGCCTGCGGGGCGGCGTGCTCTACCACGATGGCCAATTTGACGACGCCCGCCTAGCCGTGAATCTAGCCCAGACGGCCATTGAGCAGGGGGGCACGCTGCTCAACCACTTCGAGGTGCGCAACCTGCTGAAGAACGAGCAAGGCGAAGTGGCGGGCGTACTGGCTACCGACTTAGAAACCAGCAAAGCCTACCCCCTGCGGGCCAAAGCCATAGTAAATGCCACTGGTATTTTCGTAGATGATATTCTGCAAATGGACCAGCCCGGTGCCAAGAAGCTGGTGCGTCCCAGCCAGGGCGTGCACATCGTGCTCGACAAATCTTTCCTACCCGGCGGCGACGCCCTCATGATTCCGAAGACCGATGATGGGCGCGTGCTGTTTGCCGTGCCGTGGCACGGCCGCGTAGTGCTGGGCACCACCGACACGCCCCTGAACGAGTACAGCCAGGAGCCGCAGGCGCTGGAACAGGAAATCGACTTCATTCTGCGTACTGCCGCTCGCTACCTGGCGCGCCCGCCCAAACGGAGCGATGCCCTGAGCATTTTTGCCGGGCTACGGCCCCTAGCAGCGCCCCAGGATAACTCAGAGAAGACCAAGGAAATTTCGCGCAGCCACAAGATTCTGGTGTCGGAAGCAGGGCTGATTACCATCACAGGCGGCAAGTGGACTACTTATCGCCGCATGGGTCAAGATACTGTGGATAAAGCTATTGCCCTAGGTAAGCTCCCGAAGGCGCCGAGCCAAACGGCGCACCTTCCCATTCACGGCGCCCTACCTACCCCCGACCGTAGCAACCACCTCTACGTGTATGGCAGCGACCAACCTGCGTTGCAGCAGCTCATTGCCGCCGAGCCTGCCCTAGGCGAAAAGCTGGATCCTACCCTGGAGTTTGTGAAGGCCGAAGTGGTGTGGGCCGCCCGCCACGAGCTGGCCCGCACGGTGGAGGATGTGCTGGCCCGCCGCGTGCGGGTGCTATTCCTGGATGCGCAGGCTGCTATCCGGATGGCGCCAACGGTAGCTGCATTGCTGGCCCGCGAGCTGGGGCACGATGCGCAGTGGGAGCAGCAGCAAGTAGATGCGTTCTGCAAGGTGGCGCAGCACTACGTACTTCGGGACCAGTCCCTACTAGCTACGGAAAAAGCCTGA
- a CDS encoding NmrA family NAD(P)-binding protein: protein MNPLLVVAGATGNLGSRIVNALRQRGANVRVLVRPETAPAKVDSLTQQGIDVRRVDFADLPTLTQACAGADCVVSVLAGLREVIVEAQTQLLQAAVAAGVPRFIPSDFCSDYTQQAPGTNRNFDLRRAFQARLDQAPIAATSILNGAFAEVLTYNIPLLDFQQQQVGYWEDADWRIDFTTMNDTAAFTAAAALDPATPRFLRIASFQPSPRELVTLAQQVGRGDFALTRLGSRADLAASIEHARAANPAGEQQLYADWQQMQYLLSMFSVQNQPLDNARYPDLTWTSALTFLAS from the coding sequence ATGAATCCTTTACTTGTAGTGGCCGGCGCGACGGGTAACCTCGGCAGCCGTATAGTTAACGCCCTGCGGCAGCGTGGTGCGAATGTGCGAGTGCTCGTGCGCCCCGAAACTGCCCCCGCCAAAGTTGACAGTTTAACCCAACAGGGAATCGACGTACGCCGCGTCGATTTTGCGGACCTCCCTACCCTTACTCAAGCCTGCGCCGGAGCCGACTGTGTGGTGTCGGTGCTGGCGGGTCTGCGCGAAGTCATTGTGGAAGCGCAAACGCAGTTGCTTCAGGCGGCCGTAGCTGCCGGCGTGCCTCGGTTCATTCCGTCTGATTTTTGCAGTGACTACACCCAGCAGGCACCCGGCACCAACCGCAATTTTGACCTGCGGCGGGCGTTTCAAGCCCGCCTCGACCAGGCGCCTATTGCTGCTACGTCTATTCTCAACGGCGCTTTCGCCGAAGTGCTGACCTACAACATTCCGCTGCTCGACTTTCAGCAGCAGCAAGTGGGCTATTGGGAAGATGCCGACTGGCGCATCGACTTCACCACCATGAACGACACGGCTGCTTTCACAGCCGCGGCCGCGCTGGACCCGGCTACCCCCCGCTTTCTGCGCATTGCCAGCTTCCAACCCAGCCCCCGCGAGCTGGTTACCCTCGCTCAGCAGGTCGGTCGGGGAGATTTTGCACTGACGCGGCTAGGCTCCCGTGCTGACTTGGCCGCGTCCATTGAGCATGCACGGGCGGCCAACCCCGCCGGCGAGCAGCAGCTCTACGCCGACTGGCAACAGATGCAGTACCTGCTCAGCATGTTCAGCGTGCAAAACCAGCCCCTCGACAATGCCCGCTACCCAGACCTTACTTGGACTTCTGCCCTCACCTTCCTAGCGTCTTAG
- a CDS encoding alpha/beta fold hydrolase has translation MQPDTSNTLGPYSDEALIQHLPGFTNHYATVNGVQLHYVDGGSGPALICLPGWPQTWYSYHPIAAELAQHYRVIIVDIRGMGSSEKPAVGYDKKTMAQDIYALLRHLNIEKASLLGHDIGGMVASSFGFNYPQATEKLILADGAHPSEGMRQMPLLPSPGAFTEKMDGQQPYVWWMAFNQVKELPEQLLAGRFQYLLDYLFRYVMLDESRMSPFDREVYAAVYNQPENIRAATAWYQALNQDIADAGTYERLTMPVLGIGSRVSFNYLQMSLPYMAENVEVVGILDSGHYMFEEKPAEVLDAVLRFLQPIE, from the coding sequence ATGCAACCTGATACTTCCAACACTCTAGGGCCTTATTCTGACGAAGCCCTTATTCAGCACCTGCCCGGCTTCACCAATCACTACGCAACCGTGAACGGGGTGCAGCTCCATTACGTGGATGGCGGCAGCGGTCCAGCCCTTATCTGTCTGCCAGGCTGGCCGCAGACTTGGTACTCCTACCACCCTATTGCGGCTGAGCTGGCCCAACATTACCGGGTTATCATTGTGGATATTCGGGGCATGGGCAGCTCTGAGAAGCCCGCTGTCGGCTACGACAAGAAGACGATGGCCCAGGATATCTACGCTCTATTGCGCCACCTGAACATCGAAAAAGCATCTCTGCTCGGTCACGATATCGGAGGGATGGTTGCCAGCAGTTTCGGCTTTAACTATCCACAGGCCACGGAAAAATTGATTCTGGCCGACGGCGCTCATCCCAGCGAAGGTATGCGGCAGATGCCACTACTACCCTCCCCCGGCGCCTTCACCGAAAAGATGGACGGGCAGCAACCCTACGTTTGGTGGATGGCCTTCAACCAGGTGAAGGAGCTACCCGAGCAACTTCTGGCCGGACGTTTTCAGTATCTGCTAGACTACCTATTTCGCTACGTGATGCTGGATGAGTCCCGCATGTCGCCCTTTGACCGGGAGGTGTACGCGGCCGTGTATAATCAGCCCGAAAATATCCGCGCAGCCACGGCCTGGTACCAAGCACTGAATCAGGACATTGCTGACGCCGGCACCTACGAGCGCCTAACCATGCCGGTGCTGGGTATTGGGAGCCGCGTATCGTTCAACTATTTGCAGATGAGCTTGCCGTATATGGCCGAAAACGTTGAGGTAGTGGGTATTCTGGATAGTGGCCACTACATGTTCGAAGAGAAGCCAGCAGAGGTGCTGGACGCTGTGTTACGTTTTTTACAACCTATCGAGTAA
- the glpK gene encoding glycerol kinase GlpK translates to MQQYILSLDQGTTSSRAILFDQQGQIVSQAQKEFTQIFPQPGWVEHDPLEIWSTQAGVAAEATVKAGQNGKSIAAIGITNQRETVVVWNRHTGKPVYNAIVWQDRRTAEYCDELRAQGREDLIRAKTGLLLDAYFSASKVRWILDHVEGARQQAEAGELAFGTVDSWLIWNFTQGELHVTDVTNASRTMLFNIHSLTWDDELLTLFAIPRSMLPQVRQSSEVYGETKTTIFASKIPIAGIAGDQQAALFGQLCTEPGMVKSTYGTGCFMLMNIGTEPKASQNNLLTTVAWQLNGQVQYALEGSIFIAGAVVQWLRDNLGIIKTSAEVEQLARQVSSTDGVYFVPAFAGLGAPYWDSYARGVIFGMSRATKAAHVARAAVESIAYQTMDVLRAMQADAELPIAELRVDGGATANKLLMQFLADVLNTKVVRPHMAETTALGAAYLAGLAVGYWPSIEAIKALGQADTAYTPRPDRASIEDGIADWNRAVQALQVWSEGRPAAKSEATPATAAAQ, encoded by the coding sequence ATGCAGCAATATATCTTGTCGCTCGACCAAGGAACGACCAGCTCCCGTGCTATTCTCTTCGACCAACAGGGGCAGATAGTCTCGCAAGCTCAGAAAGAATTTACGCAGATTTTTCCGCAGCCGGGCTGGGTGGAGCACGACCCGTTGGAAATATGGTCGACGCAAGCAGGGGTAGCGGCCGAGGCAACGGTGAAAGCCGGGCAGAACGGCAAGAGCATTGCCGCCATTGGCATCACCAACCAGCGCGAAACCGTGGTGGTCTGGAACCGCCACACTGGCAAGCCCGTGTACAACGCCATTGTGTGGCAAGACCGCCGCACGGCGGAGTACTGCGACGAGCTGCGTGCGCAGGGTAGGGAAGACCTGATTCGGGCCAAGACCGGCCTGCTTCTCGACGCCTACTTCTCGGCCAGCAAAGTGCGTTGGATTCTCGACCATGTGGAGGGTGCCCGCCAGCAGGCCGAGGCCGGCGAGCTGGCCTTCGGCACCGTGGATAGCTGGCTGATCTGGAACTTCACTCAGGGCGAGTTGCACGTGACGGACGTGACCAACGCCTCGCGTACCATGCTGTTCAACATTCACTCCCTAACCTGGGACGACGAGCTATTGACTCTGTTTGCTATTCCGCGCAGCATGTTGCCCCAGGTGCGGCAGTCGAGTGAGGTGTACGGCGAAACCAAGACCACCATTTTTGCTTCTAAGATTCCCATTGCCGGCATTGCCGGCGACCAGCAGGCGGCCCTATTTGGGCAGTTGTGCACCGAGCCGGGCATGGTGAAAAGCACCTACGGTACTGGTTGCTTTATGCTGATGAACATCGGTACCGAGCCGAAAGCGTCGCAAAACAACCTGCTGACTACCGTGGCCTGGCAGCTAAACGGGCAGGTGCAGTACGCACTGGAGGGTAGCATTTTCATTGCTGGCGCCGTGGTACAGTGGCTGCGCGACAACCTGGGCATCATCAAAACATCGGCCGAAGTAGAGCAGCTGGCCCGTCAGGTAAGCAGCACCGACGGGGTGTACTTTGTGCCGGCCTTTGCCGGGCTCGGCGCGCCCTATTGGGACTCATATGCGCGGGGCGTCATCTTTGGGATGAGCCGGGCCACGAAAGCGGCTCACGTGGCGCGGGCCGCCGTAGAATCCATTGCCTACCAGACCATGGATGTGCTGCGTGCCATGCAGGCCGATGCGGAATTGCCCATTGCCGAGCTGCGCGTAGATGGCGGCGCTACCGCCAACAAGCTGCTGATGCAGTTTCTGGCCGACGTGCTGAATACGAAAGTGGTGCGCCCCCATATGGCCGAAACCACGGCCCTGGGCGCCGCCTACCTGGCGGGGCTGGCCGTGGGCTACTGGCCAAGCATAGAGGCTATCAAAGCCCTCGGCCAAGCCGATACGGCCTATACGCCCCGCCCCGACCGTGCCAGTATCGAAGACGGTATTGCCGACTGGAACCGGGCCGTACAGGCGCTGCAAGTGTGGTCGGAGGGTAGGCCGGCGGCGAAATCAGAAGCTACACCAGCAACCGCAGCCGCCCAATGA
- a CDS encoding DeoR/GlpR family DNA-binding transcription regulator, with translation MKRHQLILQQLQEQKHVQVPALCEALNVSAVTIRKDLKLLEEKGLLFRTHGGAALESPYIKDRPVNEKELLHVTEKTAIVMAAVRLIEAQESIIIASGTTMLALARALPAQLPLTVITSALNVGIELLRHPEIEVLQLGGYLRHSSSSVTGPYAEQVLTDTSCSKLFLGIDGIDLDFGLTTTNMGEARLNQQMIRAAQETIVLADSSKFGRRGFGRICGLDQVHRIITDAGISRHDAQRLEEQGIQLTIT, from the coding sequence ATGAAAAGGCACCAACTCATTTTGCAGCAGTTGCAGGAGCAAAAGCACGTGCAGGTACCCGCTTTGTGCGAGGCCCTGAACGTGTCGGCCGTGACAATCCGTAAGGACCTGAAACTACTTGAAGAAAAAGGATTGCTGTTTCGCACCCACGGCGGTGCGGCTCTGGAAAGCCCCTACATCAAAGACCGCCCCGTGAATGAGAAGGAACTGTTGCATGTGACCGAGAAAACGGCCATTGTGATGGCCGCGGTCCGGCTCATTGAGGCGCAGGAGTCCATTATTATTGCTTCGGGCACCACCATGCTGGCGCTGGCCCGCGCCCTACCCGCCCAGCTGCCGCTCACCGTTATTACCTCGGCCCTGAACGTGGGGATAGAACTGCTGCGCCATCCCGAAATAGAGGTACTACAGCTCGGCGGCTATCTACGGCATAGCTCGTCGTCGGTGACGGGGCCCTACGCCGAGCAGGTACTGACCGATACTTCGTGCAGCAAGCTCTTTCTGGGTATTGACGGCATTGACCTGGATTTTGGCCTGACCACCACCAATATGGGCGAGGCTCGCCTGAACCAGCAAATGATACGGGCGGCCCAGGAAACCATCGTGCTGGCCGACTCCTCCAAGTTCGGCCGTCGCGGTTTTGGGCGCATCTGCGGCCTCGACCAAGTACACCGCATTATCACCGACGCCGGAATTTCGCGGCACGATGCGCAGCGGCTGGAAGAGCAAGGTATTCAGCTGACTATTACCTGA
- a CDS encoding MIP/aquaporin family protein: protein MSPFAAEFVGTAVLLLLGNGVVANVVLADTKGHNSGWMVISTAWALAVFVGVVIAGPSSGAHLNPAVTLGLAVAGKFAWALVLPYLGAQLAGAFVGSTLVWVMYKDHFDRTPDPLAKLAVFATGPAIRNHLSNLFSETLGTLVLVLTVFYIVGGEITPTRTPIGLGSVGALPVALLVWVIGLGLGGTTGYAINPARDLGPRIAHALLPIKGKGSSEWSYAWIPVVGPLIGAVLAAGLYAWLG from the coding sequence ATGAGCCCATTTGCAGCAGAATTTGTGGGTACTGCCGTGCTGCTCTTGCTCGGCAACGGGGTAGTGGCCAACGTGGTGCTGGCCGACACAAAAGGCCACAACAGCGGCTGGATGGTTATCAGCACGGCCTGGGCGCTGGCTGTGTTTGTGGGGGTAGTCATTGCCGGGCCCAGCAGCGGTGCCCATCTAAACCCGGCCGTAACACTAGGACTGGCTGTAGCCGGCAAGTTTGCCTGGGCACTGGTGCTGCCCTACCTCGGGGCGCAGCTGGCGGGGGCCTTTGTGGGGAGCACGTTGGTGTGGGTGATGTACAAAGACCACTTCGACCGCACGCCCGACCCGCTGGCCAAGCTGGCGGTGTTTGCCACTGGCCCGGCCATCCGCAACCACCTCAGCAACCTATTCAGCGAGACGCTAGGCACCCTGGTATTGGTGCTGACGGTGTTCTACATTGTGGGCGGTGAAATTACGCCTACCCGCACGCCTATCGGGTTGGGCTCGGTAGGGGCGCTGCCGGTGGCGCTGCTGGTGTGGGTAATAGGGTTGGGCTTGGGTGGTACCACCGGCTATGCCATCAACCCGGCCCGCGACCTGGGGCCGCGCATCGCGCACGCTCTATTGCCTATCAAGGGCAAAGGCTCCAGCGAGTGGTCCTACGCCTGGATTCCGGTGGTAGGACCGTTGATTGGCGCAGTCCTGGCCGCGGGCTTGTATGCGTGGCTAGGGTAG